ataacggagcggtctaatatcaaaattaagaaaattaggtatgtctccactaacgatcaggcAAGATAGAAAAAACTCTGGCATaagcatcccaactaagattgcaaacttagaataataaaaaagagataaaacttgaaaaaatcaagtcataacaatacaaataaaactcttaccaaggagagatgaaaagctctcacaaaggagagatgaaaaactctcacaaaatgagaggtgaaaactacacagagaacccaaagagtctctgcgacttattccaaacataaagaaattacaaaaaagatggtggtggagatccgacgccgaaatgcaggtgaagatccgacgtTGCTTGtgattaaaagaaaatgaaaagcatAGCTAATGTGATCTAACCTAATGAAAAAAAGAGTCTCAAGTTTGAACCACTGACTCACCATTGACTCACTTACAGTCAGATTCGAACCACCATAACACCAACTATAACCTTATGATTAGCCTAAAAGAATAACCTTCGATCATCTAAGAAGAATTGGATcagaacaataaaaataagtaCAAAATAGATAAGAAAAACTTGGGTTCAATGACACATTCACTATCAACCGGAATATAAACCACTCAAGGTTAAATCATAAAAGCAGATTACCCAAATACATGAGCATGAGCACTTCACCAACCAAAACGAGCGacataaacaacaaaaaactcTTCATGCTTGCAAAACGTTCCTCAAGCTTTTATCATATTCTACTAGTAACTGGCAATAATCTCGTCAAGGCATAgattagaaagaaaatttgaaaaagaaccTACACTACGACACCAAAACACCGTTTTTGTAAGGGCAAAATCATTGGCTTTTACACAGCTCTGCATCAATACTTATAGTCCTTGACATGAAGGCTCTCTGCAGCACCCTCACCAAGCTTGGCATCACCCTTGTAGGTTCCCAATGTGGCTTCCGAGTTGGCCTTTGCCCTGGTGAGGAAAGCCTCCTGTGCCGCCTTAATATTTTCCTCCTTTCCTGCCCAAGCCTTGAGGGTGCTTTGCTGAAGAGCCCGTCCGAAAGAGAAGGATAGAGTCCATGGTTTCTTCCCCTTCAATTTGTTCATGGCATTGAGGTTGAGGGTAGCCTCCTCCTCACTCTGCCCACCGGACAAGAAAACCACGGCAGGAACAGCCACAGGCATGGTGCGCTGCAAGGAACGGACTGTGTGCTCAGCAATCACCTCTGGTGCAACCTTTGGTGAATCAGATCCCGGAGTCACCATGTTAGGCTTCAAGAGAGTTCCTTCAAGCAGAACATGGTGGTCGTTAAGAGCTTTGTAGCATGCAGCAAGAACACGTTCGGTCACCTCAGCACACTTGTGAATGTCATGGGATCCATCAACCAGGATCTCTGGCTCAACAATGGGGACCAGGCCATTCTCCTGGCAGATGATAGCATATCGGGCCAACCCATTGGCATTCTCATTGATTGAGAGCTGAGATGGCTCATTGGGGCCAATATTGAGCACAGCGCGCCATTTTGCAAACCGAGCACCAGCTTCATAGTACTTTTTGCAACGCTCTCCAAGGCCATCCAGACCCTGGGTTGTGGTCTCACCATTGGTACCAGCAAGCTCAACAGTGCCCTTGTCAACCTTGATGCCAGGGAGAACACCGCCTTCCCTCAAAACGTCAACAAATGGCTTACCTGCATAGCATAATTCAAGATGTGGATATCATGGCATGGAATAATCATCCAAATACAACGTGGAAACAGGATGGCAAGCTCAAGAAACATGTTCAAACTAACACATGAATATTAAAAATCATTCATAAATTTCAGATGAAATCCAATTTTAAACATGATTTTCACAATGCAAACGGAAAATTACCAGCGGCTGTCTTTTGGTAGAGGGTTTCCTCAAAGAGAATCACACCACTGAGGTATTGGAGGGCACCGGGGGTGGTGAAGAGCAACTCACGGAGAGCGCGTCTGTTCGTCTCACTATTCTCAACATTAATGCTTGAAAGACGCTTGCCAATTGTGCCAGTTGACTCATCAGCAGCAAGGATACCCTTTCCAGGGGTGCCAATGTAGGTAGCATTAGCAATGAGCTCATCTGCAAGCCACACAAAATGCCGTACAATGCATTAGCTTCAAAGTAAAATC
Above is a genomic segment from Prunus dulcis chromosome 7, ALMONDv2, whole genome shotgun sequence containing:
- the LOC117633665 gene encoding fructose-bisphosphate aldolase, cytoplasmic isozyme, producing the protein MSAFKGKYHDELIANATYIGTPGKGILAADESTGTIGKRLSSINVENSETNRRALRELLFTTPGALQYLSGVILFEETLYQKTAAGKPFVDVLREGGVLPGIKVDKGTVELAGTNGETTTQGLDGLGERCKKYYEAGARFAKWRAVLNIGPNEPSQLSINENANGLARYAIICQENGLVPIVEPEILVDGSHDIHKCAEVTERVLAACYKALNDHHVLLEGTLLKPNMVTPGSDSPKVAPEVIAEHTVRSLQRTMPVAVPAVVFLSGGQSEEEATLNLNAMNKLKGKKPWTLSFSFGRALQQSTLKAWAGKEENIKAAQEAFLTRAKANSEATLGTYKGDAKLGEGAAESLHVKDYKY